The following coding sequences lie in one Alosa alosa isolate M-15738 ecotype Scorff River chromosome 21, AALO_Geno_1.1, whole genome shotgun sequence genomic window:
- the LOC125286696 gene encoding solute carrier family 25 member 53-like, with product MGQDTVNDGDAATDTYPVTSFHSYLHGGTASLVSTTLTTIATFPLYKIVFRQQLHNTLVREAVAQLYGEGLRKLYRGVAPPLLVRTLQGTLLFGIQDTLQRRSSNLVPEHLPRPLLQAVAGVGTGVVEALVFTPLERVQNVLQNGKNDHRLPTQWSVLVRLSSEPLALGFYRALLPIVARNALGSGIYFGLKNPVRDALHQQGLSPTASSFTSGMVNSLIISLPLYPLSVLVANMQAGVGQEDARGGLKKSARKLWAARQRSVALLYRGGSLVILRSCVSWGITTAIYDRLERSSSG from the coding sequence ATGGGGCAGGATACTGTGAATGATGGTGATGCTGCCACCGACACGTATCCCGTGACAAGTTTCCATAGTTACCTGCACGGCGGTACAGCCAGCCTTGTATCCACTACCCTAACAACCATCGCAACATTCCCGCTATACAAGATTGTCTTCCGCCAACAGCTGCACAACACGCTTGTACGAGAGGCTGTGGCTCAACTCTATGGGGAGGGGTTGCGCAAGCTTTACCGTGGCGTTGCTCCTCCGCTTTTAGTCCGGACACTCCAAGGCACATTGTTATTCGGCATTCAGGACACCCTACAACGTCGTTCCTCTAACCTGGTCCCAGAGCACCTCCCCAGGCCACTGCTCCAGGCTGTGGCAGGTGTGGGTACTGGCGTGGTGGAAGCTCTGGTATTCACCCCGCTTGAACGTGTGCAGAACGTGCTTCAGAACGGCAAAAATGACCACCGCCTCCCAACCCAGTGGAGCGTCCTGGTGCGTTTGAGCTCTGAGCCCCTTGCCCTAGGGTTCTACCGAGCCCTGCTGCCCATTGTTGCCCGCAATGCCCTGGGCAGCGGCATCTACTTTGGTCTGAAAAACCCAGTGAGAGATGCCTTGCACCAGCAGGGTCTCTCCCCCACGGCTTCCTCGTTCACCTCGGGTATGGTCAACTCCCTGATCATCAGCCTGCCACTTTACCCACTCTCGGTGCTGGTGGCCAACATGCAGGCTGGCGTGGGGCAAGAGGATGCCAGGGGCGGGCTGAAGAAGAGTGCCCGCAAGCTTTGGGCGGCTCGTCAGCGGAGCGTAGCGCTGCTGTACCGCGGAGGCTCACTGGTCATCCTGCGCTCTTGCGTCAGCTGGGGCATCACCACGGCCATCTACGACCGCCTGGAGAGAAGCTCGTCCGGCTGA